In Gemmatimonadota bacterium, the sequence CTGAGAACAAGAGTGTTTCACGGGGCAGTGCATGTGTGCATTTGAAGGGCATCATGCAAAACGGGTTACGACATATTGTCATAACCCGTTGTTTTTACTGACTAAAATCGTGTCAGCACAAGTTGTGGAGCCGCCCAGCGGACTCGAACCGCTGACCGCCTGATTACAAATCAGGTGCTCTACCAGCTGAGCTAGGGCGGCTGGTCCGTCAAAGATATACAAGCGGGCGATTTTTGGCAACTCTTACCTTTTAGAAAAACGATGTCTTGTGTTTTTGCTCGCGTTCGTAGCGTTCGATGCCCAGTTGAATGAGGCGATCAATCAATTCCGAATAAGATATGCCACTGGCCTCCCACAGTTTGGGATACATGCTGATCCGCGTAAAGCCGGGAATGGTATTGATTTCATTTACGACAAAGGTGCCGTCATTTTTGAGAAAGAAATCCGCGCGTGCCATGCCCTCACAGCACAGGATTTGAAATGTGCGAATGGCAAGGGCCTGTACCTGCTTTACAGCTTCTTCGGATAAATCAGCGGGAATGTGCAAGATTGCGCCTTTTTCATCAAGATATTTCGCTTCGTAGGAATAAAACTCGTGCTGGGGCAAGATCTCGCCGGGGATTGAGACAATGGGCGTTTCATTGCCCAATACCGAACATTCGATTTCTCGTCCTTCGACAAAAGCCTCGATCAGTACTTTCTTGTCGTATCGAAATGCCTCTTCCAACGCGGGGATTAGCGCGCTTTTGTCGTGTACCTTACTCACGCCGACCGATGAACCCAGATTTGCGGGCTTTACAAATAGGGGCAATCCCAGTTCTGAAATCACATCATCTACATCCAAACTTTCCAACTGGAACTGAAGTACTGTTCGCCACGCGGCAACGGGAATATTGGCATCGCGCAACAAGCGTTTCATCACGTCTTTGTCCATCCCCACAGCAGAGCCGAGTACATCGGCACCCACATAGGGGACATCGGCCAATCTCAAAAATCCCTGTACTGTACCGTCTTCTCCCAGGGGGCCGTGCAAGACGGGAAAGACCACATCGACCGAGTCGGACGCAGACTGTCCCACGAGTTCACCGCGCCCTTCTGGCATCAACGTAATCAGTGCGTTTTGATCTGCGTCGGAAAGTCCTTCTGTATTGGCTTCGGGCAATAGTTGTTCGGCTTCGTTTAAGAACCATTGGCCCGATTTGTCGATTCCTATTGGCACGACTTCGTATTTGGTCTTGTCAATCGCGTCGATGATGTTGCGCGCAGATTGTAGTGATACTTCGTGCTCTGCTGATTTTCCACCAAATAGTATTCCCACGCGGGTCTTTTTCATTTTTCTCTCTGATTTTTTTTTCGTCGCCACCACCAGAATCCGAGTATGCCCACAACCATTAAAATTGCCAGTATGCGATTATAAGTTTTCAGTACAGCGACTACGATTTGCCAGTTTTCGCCGACCGTAAAGCCAAAGTAGATCAGCAGACTATTCCACAATAATGTGCCAAATAACACGTAAAGCGTCATACGCAGGGGGTGCATCTGGCTAATGCCGGCCACAATGCCGACAAATATCCGCACGGCGGGCAAAAATCGGTTGAAAATGACGATTTTGTCGCCATAGCGATTGAACCATGTTTCGGTGCGGTGCAGATTTTCTTCATTTAAGAACTTTATATTGAGCCGTAAGAAGAACGATCGCCCTTTTACAAATGCGATGGCGTAAAGGAGCAAGCAGCCCACTGCACTGCCTATCCACATTACAAAATACGCAGGCCAAACAGCGATTATTCCAATGCCAGCCAAATACGCGCCGAATACAATCAGGGTATCACCCGGAATGATAGGCACTATGTTCTCTAAAAAAGCACCCAGAAACAAAAAAAAGTAAATCCACCCTGGCGGTTGGTCTCTCAAATAGGCGAGAAAAGAATCCCAGAGTTCAGTAAAGTAGATGAGAAAAGAATCCCAGAGTTCAGTAAAGTAGGCGAAAAACGAATTCCAGAGTTCAGCAAAGTACTCCAATTTGTATCCTTTAGATGTGATACCCGAGGCGATTAGATTTTTGAATAAACTGCGCGATAAGTCAATATTTTTTTATTAACGCTACCGCCTGTGCTGATATGCCTTCTTCGCGTCCGACAAAACCCATGTATTCGGTTGTGGTTGCTTTTACCGATATGAGATCAACCGACACTTCCAATGCGCGCGCCATGTTTTCGCGCATTTGTTCAATGTACGACGATAGCTTTGGGCGTTGCGCCATCACGGTTGCATCCACATTGAGCACCTGCGCGTGTGATTCTTTCAGGATGTGAGTTACGCGCGCCAGCAATGTGAGACTCGAGATATCTTTGTACGCGGCGTCTGTATCGGGAAAGAGCTGACCAATGTCGCCAGCAACCAGGGCGCCCAACAAGGCATCGATGACGACATGGGTCAATACATCTGCATCTGAGTGGCCCAGCAATCCTTTTTCGTGGGGAATATGTACGCCGCCCAAAATTAACGCACGGTCCTCCGCGAGTTGATGTGCATCATAGCCCTGACCTATTCGCAATGTCGGTGTCACTTCGCCTCGTTGTTCTAAAATGTGCAAACCCATGTCTAGGTCTTCTGGCGATGTAATTTTGATATTGTCCGATCGCCCGGGCACAATGGTTACGGCTTCTCCCAAACGCTCTACCAGAGCCGTGTCATCTGTACCCAGATATCCCGATTCGCGTGCGGCACGATGGGCGCGGAAGATCACATCGCGGCGAAATGCCTGGGGCGTTTGCACGGCCCGCAATGCCGATCTGTCCAGAGTTTTTACGACTTGATCGCCCTGCACGCGTTTTACCGTATCTGTTACCAGTGTGCCCAAAACAGCGGCACCGCTTTTAGCGGCTGCCAGAACTACGGCATTGATTTCTGCGGGCGTTACATAAGCCCGTGCGCCATCGTGGATAGCAACTACGTCGGCATCTTGAGGTATCGCCTGTAGCCCACATGCCACAGAATCCTGCCGTTCTGCACCGCCAGCGATCACTTCGACGACTTTGGAGAATTTTTTCTTTCCGAATTGTTCTCGACAAGTATCGATGTCTTCACGCCCCACGACCAGCACAACGCGGTCAATGCGGTCTGCGCGTTCAAATGCGGTCAATGTCCAGGCCAATACGGGACGTCCGGCAAGGTCGAGAAATTGCTTGGGGATATGCGTGCCCATTCGCTTTCCCGACCCAGCAGCGAGAATGATGGCGTAGTTCATGATAAGCTTTCAGATTTTAGCGTTCAGTCCCAACCGTCCAACCCCTGCCTTTTTGCGCCTATGTATTATACTGATCCTGTTCCCGTCTGGCCCAGTCGGCGTTGACAAACATGTTCAGGCCGGGATCGGCGTATATGCCGTCTATTTTGTCGCCGTCGTGCTGTCGTAAGAAGTCGATGTCGATCTCTACGCCCCAGCCAGGACCTCCGGGCAATTCGAAATGACCATCTACGACTTCGGGGTACGGTGTTCCCGCGCGTTTGACGTGCTCATCTGCAAAATCGTTAAAATGTTCGAGTACTTTGCCATTGCGGAGAGTTGCCATCAGGTGAAGGGTCGCAACGGTGGTGATAATTCCGCCGACGTTGTGCGGTGCGACCATCACGTTGTAGGTTTCAGCCGTTGAGGCGATTTTCTTGGTTTCCAGCAGGCCGCCACACTGGTTCAAATCCGGCTGGATGATATCCACGACCCGCATGGGGAACAGGTCTCTAAATTCCGCGGCTTTGTAAAGTCTTTCTCCAGTTGCTATTGGGATGGATGTATGTTGCGCTACTTTGGTCAATGCACCCAAATCTTCTGGGCGCGTCGGTTCTTCAATCCATCCCGGATGCAGGTGTTCAATTGCTTTGGCGATTTCGATGGCCTGATGCGCTGCAAACCGACCGTGCATTTCCACAAATATTTGTACGCGGTCACCCACGACGGAATGTACGGCTTCGATCAATTCAACGGATTTGAAAAATTCGTCGCGCGTCAGTTCCAGGTTGCCATTTCCAAATGGATCGAATTTTAGACCAATATATCCACGGTCAATCACTTTTTGAGCTGCTCTGGCATATTCTTCTGGCGAACGCTCCACTGTGTACCAACCATTTGCATAAGCGGGCACGCGTTCAATGGTTTTGCCGCCGATCAGATTGTACACGGGCTGATTGGTCAATTTGCCAATGCAATCCCAACACGCCATCTCTACGAGTGCCAGCCCCGTCATCACAACTTCACCGGGCACACCGAAATCGTGGAGTGTAAATCGGCAATACAGGTCCTCTATATCGTACACACTGTGCCCGATAAAGTGACGTCTGGTATCTTTCAGAAATTCCAGCACAGTGTGCGTTTTGCCCAGGACGCGCGCTTCACCAACCCCGCGCGTGCCGTCTTCCAGTTCGATAAATAAATACGTCAAATTGCGCCAGGGCGTTCCCAGCACATAAGTTTCGTAATTTTTGATTTTCAAGGGGGTGCTCCTTATTCGCTATAATATCACCATTGCATCGCCGTAACTGTAAAACCGATAGGCTTCGCGTACGGCTTCCCGGTATGCCCGTATCGCAAAATTGCGCCCCATGAATGCAGCGACGAGCATGAGTAAAGTGGATTCTGGCAGATGGAAGTTTGTGATTAGACCATCTACCAATTGAAAATTGTAGGGCGGATAGATAAAGGTATGCGTCCAGTCCGAGCCGGATTTTAGTTGCCAATTCGCCCCGATTTTTACTGCTGCGGATTCAAGTGTTCGCACCGATGTCGTTCCCACTGCGATGATGCGACCGCCATTTGCCCGGCATCGGTTGACGGTTTCTGCTGCGCTTTCATCGATTTTCCAAAATTCCGCATCCATTTTGTGATCGCGCACATCGTCTGTTTTCACGGGTTTGAATGTTCCCGGCCCTACATGTAGCAGGATTCGCGCTAAACTTATGCCCAATGCTTCAATTTTTGTCAACAGGTCGGGGGTAAAATGAAGCCCTGCAGTGGGGGCTGCGACCGATCCGCGCACGCGCGCATAGACCGTCTGATACCGCTCTTTATCAGAAGCGCGATCTTCTCGGCGAATATAGGGTGGCAATGGTACATGGCCATGCGTTTTTAACAGTTCGTCAAGCGATCCTTTGCCTTCGAACCGAACGCGGCGGTTGCCCGAATCGAGTACATCTTCGACAATGGCAATCAGGTCAGATCCTTCAAAAGCAATTTCAGCCCCAATTCGCAATCTCCGCCCGGGCCGTGCCATTGCTTCCCAGCTATCGCCATTGGGATGCAGGAGCAAAAGTTCTACTGCGCCTCTGGTGATTGGCCGGTATCCCTTTAAGCGTGCGGGAAATACCCGTGTTTCGTTCAATACCAGACAATCGCCTGCACGCAAAAAGTTGGGCAATTCTCGAAATATTCGATGTTCAATCTCGCGACATGCGCGATTTACTACCATTAAACGCGACTCATCGCGCTCAGCCGTTGGGTATTGTGCGATCAGGTGATTGGGCAGTTCGTAATAAAAATCAGAACGTTTCACTGGACGAATTTTAAAAAAGTGAGAATATGGCAATCGTATCACTCAAAGAGCGATGGAAAGTGACGATGGGGTTCTGCTGGCTCTCTGAAGAGAATCTGCTGGCGCGGTGTCAGTTCTGTGTTGGTTGGCGGTTGGACGCGATTGGGTCTCCAGGCTGTGTGCGCTACGCAATATTTGTAAAGGAGAGAGCGGCGTTCGTGCTTGCTGTACCAGGCCGATGTCCCGTGCGTTAGAGCTTCGGTAAATAAAATAGCAGAGCCAGCGGGTGCCTGTGGAATGATTATAAGGGGCGATTTTTCGGGGGCGTCGAATATCTTTTGTGGCAATCGGTAGTTGCTTTTGTGGCTACCGGGAATGCAGCAGAATCCCCCGTGGTCTGGTCCCGCGTCTGTGAGACTCCACGCCACGACCATGAATCCGTCGGTGATCTCGTGTTTGGGAAAATTAAAGTATTTGCCTGGCATTGATCCCGAAATGGGCGACATGGCGCCGTAGTCGGCGTGCAGACGCCCTCTTCCCATGCCCGCTTTCATGTACATGCCATAGAGGCGATCCAGGCGAAAGCAGTCGCCCAATCGGAAGCGCAATATGGGCATAATTTGAGGGTGATCGAGGAGGTCGCAAAAGGGTTTTCCCCATTGCAGAAAGCCCGGCCCGTCTGGCGCGCTACCAAATCGCTGCGTTTCGCCCGGTGGGGGCAGTTTTTGTTGGTCAAATAGTTCATTGAGTGTTGCTACTTCGTCAGCAGTTAAGACGTTTTCAACGACGAGGTAGCCCTGCAAGTCGAGCAGGTATTGTTGTGTTTCAAGGTCCTCCATAATATCCTCCTGTTGTTTTTAGATGCTGTGGTATAGTGTCCTGGGGTATTATATTGATTGGACTATATTAGATTTCGACTTTGGACGCAAGGAGAAAGACCAGCAAATGCTCAGTTGCAAAATCAGGTAGGTGGTATTATATTTTGCCGTGCCTTATTATTTTACGCAAAGAAACGGTGTGTATCACGCCGTTTCTTTTTTTCCAAATAACAGGAGTGTGCTATGGCAGTTAAAACGTGTCTTATGGTGGGTGGTGGTGGTATGGCTGGGGGCTGGATCAATCGCATGACGCAAA encodes:
- the ddlA gene encoding D-alanine--D-alanine ligase; the encoded protein is MKKTRVGILFGGKSAEHEVSLQSARNIIDAIDKTKYEVVPIGIDKSGQWFLNEAEQLLPEANTEGLSDADQNALITLMPEGRGELVGQSASDSVDVVFPVLHGPLGEDGTVQGFLRLADVPYVGADVLGSAVGMDKDVMKRLLRDANIPVAAWRTVLQFQLESLDVDDVISELGLPLFVKPANLGSSVGVSKVHDKSALIPALEEAFRYDKKVLIEAFVEGREIECSVLGNETPIVSIPGEILPQHEFYSYEAKYLDEKGAILHIPADLSEEAVKQVQALAIRTFQILCCEGMARADFFLKNDGTFVVNEINTIPGFTRISMYPKLWEASGISYSELIDRLIQLGIERYEREQKHKTSFF
- a CDS encoding DedA family protein, whose translation is MEYFAELWNSFFAYFTELWDSFLIYFTELWDSFLAYLRDQPPGWIYFFLFLGAFLENIVPIIPGDTLIVFGAYLAGIGIIAVWPAYFVMWIGSAVGCLLLYAIAFVKGRSFFLRLNIKFLNEENLHRTETWFNRYGDKIVIFNRFLPAVRIFVGIVAGISQMHPLRMTLYVLFGTLLWNSLLIYFGFTVGENWQIVVAVLKTYNRILAILMVVGILGFWWWRRKKNQREK
- the ispD gene encoding 2-C-methyl-D-erythritol 4-phosphate cytidylyltransferase — translated: MNYAIILAAGSGKRMGTHIPKQFLDLAGRPVLAWTLTAFERADRIDRVVLVVGREDIDTCREQFGKKKFSKVVEVIAGGAERQDSVACGLQAIPQDADVVAIHDGARAYVTPAEINAVVLAAAKSGAAVLGTLVTDTVKRVQGDQVVKTLDRSALRAVQTPQAFRRDVIFRAHRAARESGYLGTDDTALVERLGEAVTIVPGRSDNIKITSPEDLDMGLHILEQRGEVTPTLRIGQGYDAHQLAEDRALILGGVHIPHEKGLLGHSDADVLTHVVIDALLGALVAGDIGQLFPDTDAAYKDISSLTLLARVTHILKESHAQVLNVDATVMAQRPKLSSYIEQMRENMARALEVSVDLISVKATTTEYMGFVGREEGISAQAVALIKKY
- a CDS encoding mandelate racemase/muconate lactonizing enzyme family protein, which encodes MKIKNYETYVLGTPWRNLTYLFIELEDGTRGVGEARVLGKTHTVLEFLKDTRRHFIGHSVYDIEDLYCRFTLHDFGVPGEVVMTGLALVEMACWDCIGKLTNQPVYNLIGGKTIERVPAYANGWYTVERSPEEYARAAQKVIDRGYIGLKFDPFGNGNLELTRDEFFKSVELIEAVHSVVGDRVQIFVEMHGRFAAHQAIEIAKAIEHLHPGWIEEPTRPEDLGALTKVAQHTSIPIATGERLYKAAEFRDLFPMRVVDIIQPDLNQCGGLLETKKIASTAETYNVMVAPHNVGGIITTVATLHLMATLRNGKVLEHFNDFADEHVKRAGTPYPEVVDGHFELPGGPGWGVEIDIDFLRQHDGDKIDGIYADPGLNMFVNADWARREQDQYNT
- the queA gene encoding tRNA preQ1(34) S-adenosylmethionine ribosyltransferase-isomerase QueA; the protein is MKRSDFYYELPNHLIAQYPTAERDESRLMVVNRACREIEHRIFRELPNFLRAGDCLVLNETRVFPARLKGYRPITRGAVELLLLHPNGDSWEAMARPGRRLRIGAEIAFEGSDLIAIVEDVLDSGNRRVRFEGKGSLDELLKTHGHVPLPPYIRREDRASDKERYQTVYARVRGSVAAPTAGLHFTPDLLTKIEALGISLARILLHVGPGTFKPVKTDDVRDHKMDAEFWKIDESAAETVNRCRANGGRIIAVGTTSVRTLESAAVKIGANWQLKSGSDWTHTFIYPPYNFQLVDGLITNFHLPESTLLMLVAAFMGRNFAIRAYREAVREAYRFYSYGDAMVIL
- a CDS encoding phytanoyl-CoA dioxygenase family protein; translated protein: MEDLETQQYLLDLQGYLVVENVLTADEVATLNELFDQQKLPPPGETQRFGSAPDGPGFLQWGKPFCDLLDHPQIMPILRFRLGDCFRLDRLYGMYMKAGMGRGRLHADYGAMSPISGSMPGKYFNFPKHEITDGFMVVAWSLTDAGPDHGGFCCIPGSHKSNYRLPQKIFDAPEKSPLIIIPQAPAGSAILFTEALTHGTSAWYSKHERRSLLYKYCVAHTAWRPNRVQPPTNTELTPRQQILFREPAEPHRHFPSLFE